A genome region from Macrobrachium rosenbergii isolate ZJJX-2024 chromosome 42, ASM4041242v1, whole genome shotgun sequence includes the following:
- the Orc2 gene encoding origin recognition complex subunit 2, whose amino-acid sequence MAPRRSERHSIAVTFVDDNQVTKIRNGVDDGEVKPLGELHRNKDAGILAQGKLNGLPPLEEDCTEEDVLLKPTELLEEAKSTPSGSSIYYFNTPKKRLSMFEKADSAKKVHMSPSTPRTPKTPTIHQLVGSRTPKTPKTPASVAKGILRTPKSRRSLSNLVEDPKTPYSFRKRVKQHIKKIVYKEESSSSEEEVSENDSDYKDSESEDSDQDKENDDTWASGRTPKRIPLRNDRGLSMTPSRRPGVSVPSGTPVRTPSRVGRGRKVKDVEMVAKAEDYFSHQSDAKKIATSDHTLNHLQTPRLSPEALQMLLSDVTASHPVERKNLVESHVQMFSQWMISLCENFSIFLYGLGSKKLLISQFQEQYLSDFDNIVINGFFPSLTLKSILNTITEDILDHTGSFHSFHDQLEFIKNVYESPDAEPLFIVVHNLDGPMLRSDKVQTTFASLASLSRVHLIASIDHINAPLIFDSGKMSCYNALWFDATTLSPYSEETSYENSLLVQQSGALALSSLVHVFKSLTPNAKGIFLMLARYQLDQKDNSNYVGLSFSDMYQRCRETFLVNSDLTLRAQLTEFKDHKLIRSKKGHDGTEHLLIPLDPSTLEDFMAQEDL is encoded by the exons ATGGCGCCGAGAAGAAGTGAGCGCCACAGTATTGCAGTGACATTTGTAGATGATAATCAAGTTACTAAAATAAGGAATGGCGTAGATGATGGGGAAG TTAAACCTCTGGGGGAGCTTCATCGAAATAAAGATGCTGGAATTTTGGCCCAGGGAAAACTGAATGGATTGCCACCACTAGAGGAAGATTGTACCGAAGAAGATGTTCTCCTCAAACCAACTG AATTGCTTGAAGAAGCAAAAAGTACACCATCAGGAAGCAGTATTTACTATTTCAACACACCTAAAAAACGATTGAGTATGTTTGAAAAGGCTGACTCTGCCAAGAAAGTTCACATGTCTCCATCAACACCAAGGACTCCTAAGACTCCCACAATTCACCAATTGGTAGGCTCAAGGACACCTAAAACCCCCAAGACACCAGCATCTGTTGCAAAAG GCATATTACGAACTCCAAAGAGCAGAAGGAGTTTGTCTAATCTTGTAGAAGATCCCAAGACACCTTACAGCTTCAGAAAACGAGTCAAACAAC atataaagaaaataGTGTATAAGGAAGAAAGTTCCTCATCAGAAGAGGAGGTTAGTGAAAATGATAGCGATTATAAAGATAGTGAAAGTGAAGATTCTGACCAGgataaagaaaatgatgataCATGGGCATCAGGAAGAACTCCAAAGAGAATCCCTCTAAGAAATGACAGAGGTTTGTCAATGACCCCATCCAGACGACCTGGTGTTTCCGTACCCTCTGGAACTCCGGTACGAACTCCATCCAGGGTGGGCCGaggaagaaaagtgaaagatGTTGAAATG GTTGCTAAGGCTGAAGATTATTTTTCACATCAAAGTGATGCAAAAAAAATTGCGACTTCAGACCATACGCTTAATCACCTTCAGACTCCTAGATTATCTCCAGAGGCACTACAAATGCTTCTTAGTGATGTGACGGCTTCACATCCAGTGGAGCGGAAAAACTTGGTGGAGAGTCATGTTCAGATGTTTTCTCAATGGATGATTTCCCTTTG TGaaaatttcagcatttttttgtACGGTCTTGGGAGCAAAAAACTCTTGATCAGTCAGTTCCAGGAACAGTATTTAAGTGACTTTGATAACATAGTTATTAATGGCTTCTTCCCCTCACTAACTTTAAAAAGT ATACTAAACACAATAACCGAAGATATTTTAGACCATACTGGAAGTTTTCACAGTTTCCATGATCAGCTAGAATTTATCAAGAATGTGTATGAGTCACCAGATGCAGAACCCTTATTTATTGTCGTTCATAATTTGGATGGACCAATGCTAAGGTCAGACAAGGTGCAAACTACTTTTGCCAGTCTTGCTTCTTTGTCTCGGGTCCATCTCATCGCTTCAATTGACCATATTAATGCACCTCTAA TATTTGACAGTGGAAAGATGAGCTGCTACAATGCTCTGTGGTTTGATGCCACAACTCTTTCCCCATATTCTGAAGAAACATCATATGAAAATTCGTTGCTTGTTCAACAATCTGGTGCATTGGCACTCTCTTCTCTTGTTCATGTCTTCaa gTCCCTTACACCCAATGCCAAAGGCATCTTTCTTATGTTGGCTCGCTATCAACTGGATCAAAAAGACAACTCAAACTATGTTG GCTTATCTTTCAGTGACATGTATCAGCGCTGCCGTGAAACTTTCCTCGTGAATTCCGACCTCACGCTCCGTGCCCAACTCACCGAATTTAAAGACCATAAGCTCATTCGTTCAAAGAAGGGCCATGATGGTACTGAACACCTCCTTATACCATTGGATCCTAGTACATTAGAAGATTTTATGGCTCAGGAAGACTTATAA
- the Pp4-19C gene encoding serine/threonine-protein phosphatase 4 catalytic subunit isoform X1: MIMNHLLGHYELLEEIGGTYEMGDCSDLDRQIEQLRRCEVIKEAEVKALCAKAREILVEESNVQRVDSPVTVCGDIHGQFYDLKELFKVGGDVPDTNYLFMGDFVDRGFYSVETFLLLLALKVRYPDRITLIRGNHESRQITQVYGFYDECLRKYGSITVWRYCTEIFDYLSLSAIIDGKIFCVHGGLSPSIQTLDQIRTIDRKQEVPHDGPMCDLLWSDPEDTQGWGVSPRGAGYLFGSDVVAQFNDTNGIDMICRAHQLVMEGYKWHFNNTVLTVWSAPNYCYRCGNVAAILELDENLKRDFTIFEAAPQESRGIPAKKPQADYFL, from the exons AGCTGTTAGAGGAAATTGGAGGAACCTACGAAATGGGTGACTGCAGTGACCTGGACCGACAGATTGAGCAGTTGCGAAGGTGTGAAGTTATCAAGGAAGCTGAAGTCAAAGCTCTTTGTGCAAAGGCAAGAGAAATACTTGTTGAAGAGAGCAACGTTCAGAGAGTAGATTCTCCAGTTACA GTATGTGGCGATATCCATGGCCAGTTTTATGACCTAAAGGAACTTTTTAAAGTTGGAGGTGATGTCCCAGACACAAATTATCTCTTTATGGGAGACTTTGTCGATAGAGGATTTTATAGTGTTGAAACATTCCTGTTGCTTTTAGCATTAAAG GTAAGATATCCAGATAGAATCACGTTAATTCGGGGAAACCACGAATCACGGCAAATTACACAAGTGTACGGGTTTTACGATGAGTGCTTAAGAAAATATGGCTCAATAACTGTATGGAGATATTGTACTGAAATCTTCGACTACCTTTCCCTGTCTGCGATAATTGATGGAAAA ATATTTTGTGTCCATGGTGGGTTATCTCCAAGCATTCAAACGTTGGATCAGATACGTACTATTGATCGTAAACAGGAGGTGCCACATGATGGTCCCATGTGTGATCTTCTTTGGTCAGATCCAGAAG ATACCCAAGGTTGGGGTGTCAGTCCGCGTGGTGCAGGTTATCTGTTTGGATCAGATGTTGTAGCACAATTTAACGATACAAATGGCATCGACATGATCTGTCGGGCGCATCAGTTAGTAATGGAAGGCTATAAATGGCACTTCAATAATACTGTCCTTACTGTTTGGTCAGCTCCAAATTACTGTTATAG GTGTGGAAATGTTGCAGCCATTTTAGAACTAGATGAAAACCTAAAGCGAGACTTCACCATCTTTGAAGCAGCACCGCAAGAGAGCCGAGGAATTCCAGCCAAGAAGCCACAAGCCGATTATTTCCTTTAG
- the Pp4-19C gene encoding serine/threonine-protein phosphatase 4 catalytic subunit isoform X2 yields the protein MGDCSDLDRQIEQLRRCEVIKEAEVKALCAKAREILVEESNVQRVDSPVTVCGDIHGQFYDLKELFKVGGDVPDTNYLFMGDFVDRGFYSVETFLLLLALKVRYPDRITLIRGNHESRQITQVYGFYDECLRKYGSITVWRYCTEIFDYLSLSAIIDGKIFCVHGGLSPSIQTLDQIRTIDRKQEVPHDGPMCDLLWSDPEDTQGWGVSPRGAGYLFGSDVVAQFNDTNGIDMICRAHQLVMEGYKWHFNNTVLTVWSAPNYCYRCGNVAAILELDENLKRDFTIFEAAPQESRGIPAKKPQADYFL from the exons ATGGGTGACTGCAGTGACCTGGACCGACAGATTGAGCAGTTGCGAAGGTGTGAAGTTATCAAGGAAGCTGAAGTCAAAGCTCTTTGTGCAAAGGCAAGAGAAATACTTGTTGAAGAGAGCAACGTTCAGAGAGTAGATTCTCCAGTTACA GTATGTGGCGATATCCATGGCCAGTTTTATGACCTAAAGGAACTTTTTAAAGTTGGAGGTGATGTCCCAGACACAAATTATCTCTTTATGGGAGACTTTGTCGATAGAGGATTTTATAGTGTTGAAACATTCCTGTTGCTTTTAGCATTAAAG GTAAGATATCCAGATAGAATCACGTTAATTCGGGGAAACCACGAATCACGGCAAATTACACAAGTGTACGGGTTTTACGATGAGTGCTTAAGAAAATATGGCTCAATAACTGTATGGAGATATTGTACTGAAATCTTCGACTACCTTTCCCTGTCTGCGATAATTGATGGAAAA ATATTTTGTGTCCATGGTGGGTTATCTCCAAGCATTCAAACGTTGGATCAGATACGTACTATTGATCGTAAACAGGAGGTGCCACATGATGGTCCCATGTGTGATCTTCTTTGGTCAGATCCAGAAG ATACCCAAGGTTGGGGTGTCAGTCCGCGTGGTGCAGGTTATCTGTTTGGATCAGATGTTGTAGCACAATTTAACGATACAAATGGCATCGACATGATCTGTCGGGCGCATCAGTTAGTAATGGAAGGCTATAAATGGCACTTCAATAATACTGTCCTTACTGTTTGGTCAGCTCCAAATTACTGTTATAG GTGTGGAAATGTTGCAGCCATTTTAGAACTAGATGAAAACCTAAAGCGAGACTTCACCATCTTTGAAGCAGCACCGCAAGAGAGCCGAGGAATTCCAGCCAAGAAGCCACAAGCCGATTATTTCCTTTAG